Within Dromaius novaehollandiae isolate bDroNov1 chromosome 8, bDroNov1.hap1, whole genome shotgun sequence, the genomic segment tgctggaggggtcccgggggggggggctgagcccatgctggaggggtcccggggggaggttggggggggggctcagcccatgctggaggggtcccggtgggggggggctgagcccatgctggaggggtcccgggggggggggctgagcccatgctggaggggtcccggggggaggttggggggggggctcagcccatgctggaggggtcccggtgggggggggctgagcccatgctggaggggtcccggggggaggttgggggggggggggctgagcccatgctggagggggcccggggggtggttggggggggggcccatgcccatgctggaggggtcccgggggggggggttggggggggctcAGCCCATGCTGGAGTGGTCCGGggggggagggttgggggggggggactcagCCCATGCTGGAGGGGGCCCGGGGGGTGGTTGGGGAGGGGGCCCAAGCCCATGctggaggggtcccggggggggggggctcagcccatgctggaggggtcccgggggggggggctcagcccatgctggaggggccccgggcggcgggcggTCGGTCGGTCGGTCGGCCGGTGGGTCGCGCAGGCCGCGGCCGTACCCGTAGGTGGTGAGGACGCTCTTGTTGAGGACGACGATGAGGAAGGAGCTGAGGCCGTAGAAGGCGGCGGCCAGGAGCCGCAGGCAGACGCTGAGGCCCGGCGGCGCCATGCCCCGCTGCGCAtcgccgggcgcgggggctcccGCGGGGGCTCCCCCCttcgccccggccgcccggcggcTGCGCGCCGACGACGACGACGACATGgctgcgggggcggggccagagcgcggggcggggcggggacaGCGCGCGGGGCGGGGACAGCTCGAGGGGCGGGGACAACGGGGCGGGGCCagagcgcggggcggggccagcgcggcggggaggggcggggccagagcgcGGGGCGGGGACAACGGGGCGGGGCCagagcgcggggcggggcgggggcggtcgtggggggcggggcctggggcggggcggtggcggccGGGACTGGGGGCACCGCACTAAATATGCGCTAAATATGGGGCATTGCACGGGGGGCACTGCCGGGGGGGGGCATTGCATGGGGGCGCTATCTATGGGGCACTGCACTGGGGGGGGTCATTGCATGGGGGTGCTATCTATGGGGCACTGCACGGGGGGGGGCATTGCATGGGGGCGCTATCTATGGGGCACTGCACGGGGGGGGCATTGCATGGGGGTGCTATCTATGGGGCATTGCATGGGGGCATTGCATGGGGGTGCTATCTGTGGGGCACTGCATGGGGGCATTGCATGGGGGTGCTATATATGGGGCACTGCATGGGAGCGCTATCTATGGGGCATTGCATGGGGGCATTGCATGAGGGTGCTATCTGTGGGGCACTGCATGGGGGGCATTGCATGGGGGTGCTATCTACGGGGCACTGCATGGGGGTCATTGCATGGGAGTGCTATCTATGGGGCCTTGCACGGGGGGCACTGCATGGGGGTGCTCTACAGGGGGCATTGCATGAGGGTATTGCATGGGGGGGTATTGTAGGGGGACATCATACGGGGGCATTGCGGGGGGGGCATTGCGGGGGGGGCATTGCGGGGGGTGTTACACAGGAGACGTCGCAGGGGGCCCTGCCCGCGCGGGGGTGCGCGGGGGCGGCGGTGCAGGAAGGggagcggcggggctgccggcgtTGCaggccgcagcagcagcagcacgttTCCAGCTCCAGCCGCCCGGCCCAGCGGCGCCTGCTTTCGCTGTGtctgtgcgtgcgtgtgcgtgtgtgtgtgtgtgtgtgtgtgtgtgtgtgtacaacaCACCGTGTGCTGTGTGCGTGCCCCACGCTGTTGGTGCGTGTGCCAGCCCCGGTGGCACCCTGGGCTGCCTTGGGCagagcaggtccagggaggtgcTCGTCCCCCTCTGCtcggccctggtgaggccacgtctgcagcgctgggtccagttctgggctccgcagtCCGGGAgaggcatggagctgctggagcgagtccagctgagatgctgaagggcctggagcatctctccccCGGGGAAAGGCGGAGAGAGCCGGGACCGTTCAGCCAGGGGAGGAGAAGACGGAGGGGGGTCCTATCGCTGCGTGCAggcatctgaagggagggtgtagagaggacggggccagactctgctcggtggtgcccagcgacgggacaagaggcaacaggcacaaacggAGACGCAGGAAGCTCCGCCTGAACAGGAGGAGAAACGTCTTTCCCCTGAGGGTGACCGAGCACCGGCAcgggctgcccagagaggttaggAGCCTCCATCGCTGGAGATGCTCAAAGGCCacctggacacggtcctgggcaccGTGCTCCCTCCGGGTGACCTTGCTTGGGTGCCCACCCCCCGCACCGGCGAGCACGTGCCCCGCGGGAAACCGCCTCCCGCGGCCTCCCCctgcccgtccccgtccccggggtttttgtttttgttttctttttgtgacgACTCAGCAGAAAGTTTTCGTCGTTGGCTGGGTTAGGGGCGGGTcgcggcgggggctgctcggGCGGGCTGCCGTCTCGCACGGCGATGTGATGCGCAGATAACGCGCGGCGCTCGTCCAGCTCCGCCGGCGTGACTAACAGCTTCGTAACAGCCTAAAAAGAaggttaaaaagagaaaaagcagcagaagaggcgcgTGCGCCTTTGCGGGGCGCCGGGTTTTCCCGCGGGGTGACTCAGCCGGGAAACTCGCAGCTttttggcggcggcggcggatctgggtcagggctgctgcCGGCGCCGACGCGGACGAGGAAGCGACGAGGCAGCGCCGGCGCGGGACGGCGCCCATGGCCTGAGCGCGGCGAGGTAACATGAACCAGGGGAGCGAGGTGCAGCGGGCGCGGAAAAACCGGGATGAGGCCGTGGGAGCCTCCGCGGGAAGCGCGGGCAGGCGCGCGGGGGTCTGGGAGCGCGTCGTGGCTGCGGCTCCGCGGGCGAGCGCTGCCGGCCGGAGCCGTTGCCCAGCCGGGCGAGGGGAACATCCGCAGCGGGAGGAGGCTGTGAAAACGGCCGGCGGTCCAAAGCCGCGAGGGATGGGGCCGGGCCGCACGTGCGGCTCCGGGGGGAGCGCCCCGGCCACCGGGGACCATCGGGGACCTTGGTGAGGTCCCGGCTCTTGCAGCCTCTCGTATGTCGgggctccagtcccttcatcatcctcatggccctttgctggactcgctccagcaggTCCGTGGCCCCCCTGTCCTgggagcccggcgccggcagCTCAGCCGGTTCCCATCCCACCGGTTCCCATCCCACCTCTCTGCCCGCCTATCTTGCCAGTCCTTCACCGGCTTGTCTGCGAGGATATTCCGGGAGCCTGGGTCGAAAGGCTGGCAGTGGTCCACTGCTCTCCCCCTGTCCAAGGCAGTCATCTCGCTGTAGAAGGCTATCGGGCTGCTCGAGCACAGTTTCCCCTTTGGAAATCCGTGCTGACGGCTCCCAAACACCTCCTGGTCCTTCGTGTGTTTGGCAATGGTATCCAGGGTTAGCTGCTCCTTCTTCCCCGGGACGGAGGTGGGGCTGTCCGGCCTGCAGCTCCCCGGATCCTGTCTCGTGCCCTTCCTCGCAGGCACAGCGATGTGTGGGGTTGCCCAAAACTGCATGAACACAGCTCTCCATGTACGTTTGAGCAGAGGATTGGAGATACTTCACAGATGTGAAAACTAGAGGTGTGCCAAAGAATCAGAAAACTGCGACAAGCCCCAAAATCCAACCCAGGCTTGCAAAAAAGGTCTGCGAGGCTGGACTGTATTTCAGCGTATGAGCGAACCCCGGCCTTGGCTGGGAAGGCGATTGCCCCCCTCCCACCTCGCTAGACCCTTGGCGGGAGGACCAGCAAGGGGAGAAGGTAGCAGAGgtctccctgcgccgcggggcccggcagAGCTCTCCGAACAGCCGGGAGCCCTCACCAGCCTCGGGCTCAAACTCGTGACAAACTCAGGAATGAGGGAGTTCCTCGGGAAAGCGGGTTTCCCCACGTGCCCGGCTGTCCACGGAGCCGCGGGCGCAGCGCGAGCCGTGCTGCCTCCGGGCCCGCGTGCCCGTGCtcccgccggcgcggcggccgcggggtgCCGGGGTGCGAAAGCTGCGGTCGCTGCGGATGCTGCCGGCAGCTGCTCGCCTCAGGAAAAGTCACACCCGCAGCGCTCAAAACCCAGTGTGGGTGCCCAGCCCCAGACTTCCCCAGGAAGGACTCGAGCAACGGCCCGGTGGCCGCCAGGTCTTCCGCGGAGACCCGGAGGTGCCCCAGCCCCGGCAGCACTTCTGTGAGCTGAAAACGACGTGTTCTGGGTCTCGGGGCGCCGCAGAAGAGGCCGGGGCGGGAGGACCAGCCCCCCGGGTTCCCCTTCCCCGAGCAGGGGTTTTCCAGAGGTGGCACGTGCCGGAGGGACAGCGTCCGGGTTGCAGCTGGTAGCAAGGTCCCGCATCCTCCTACCCCGGTGCTTTTCACCCGCGAGGCTGAGCGCCCCGTACGCCAGCCCACGGCGGGACGGGCTCCGCCAGGGTCACCGGCACGGGCGTCTCGGTGCCGGCACCTCaccggggagccgccgccggctcGCGTTGCCCCTTGCGTGGAGGACTCAGGGCTCTCTCCTCTCCCGCAGGGACTATGCCACCCAccggcggccgccgcagcccAGGCCATGGCCGGACCCGGCGCGGCGCTGGTGCTCCACGTGCTGCTGGGCTTTCTGCCCCGGGGTaagcggccgcggcgcggccaGAGCGCGAGACGCCCCGGGGGGTTCGCCAGCTTGCAGCCCGGCGCGGGCACGGACGCGCTGCTGGAGGCTGCGCCCTTTCCTGGCAGAGCAGATGGAGCCCGAtacgccgggcgcggggcgctaATCTGATGGTGACGGGCGGCCTGCGGGGACGGGAGTGCTCCGGGGCCCGCGCGTGGTTTCCCCTGCAGTCATCCATCCGAGCAGCGGAGCAAAAGCTGAACGCGGGGAAACGGCGTTTCCTATCCGCGGGGATGAGTCACCACGcgcaggggctgctgctggtgccggGGGGGGGTTTACCCGCACGCTGCGGGGGGAGCAAGGGGACGGGGCCTGGCCCTGAGACCGACCCGGAGGCCAGGAGTGCCCGGGAAAAGCCGCTCAGCCCCTGCAACGCGGCGTTTTCCCTTCGGGGTTGTCTCTCCGCGTGGAGCAGAGCCCCCCTATAACCTCCCGATGTTGCCGCAGGCGTCACCACCATCAAGTGCTCCGGGCACGTGTGGATAGAGCCGGCCCCGGTGGTGCCCATGGGCTGCAACATCTCCATAAACTGCCTCTCCACCCTGCGCTGCCAGCGGGCCGCCTACTCCATCCTGCTCAACTACACGCCGGCCGCCGGCGTGCTGCGGCCCGTCAACAGCACCAccttccagctccagctgcaggacCTGCGCGAGCCCAACTGGATCGTCACCTGCCTGGCCAGGTGTCCCAACAGCGACAAGAAGGAGCTGGTGTGCGGCACGCAAGTCTTGGCCGGGTGTAAGCGGGCGCCGCGCGCGGACGGGGCCCTTCCCCGGCACCGGTCCCTCGGGGACAGGTTGggatgctgctgctctgcagccggcACTCGCGGGTCGGGATGCCGGGATATCTCTTTGCAGGGATTTTTTCCAAACCGCGAGCGACATGGGGCTTTGCGGGGCGTTTTTCGCAGCCTGCCTGGCGATGTGTGGCTCGAGCAGCGGCACCGGCGTGTGCGTTGTGCCAAGCTCGCCCTCTTTCCGCAGACCCGCCGGAGAGCCCCAGCAACCTGAGCTGCGCCGTGCACGAGCGCTCGGAGCGGCTGGCGTGCACGTGGGACGCGGGCAAGCCCACCCACCTGCCCACCCGCTACGCGCTGCACCTGCGCAGGTGAGCCCGCCCGCCACGCGTGGGAGGCAGAACTGGGTTaagccggggccgggcgctggggccgggtaACCCGAGGAGCCGGGGCGAAGCGTGTGGTCGGGGCAGCGGCAGCCACAAGCCGAGGCGGCGGCAGGGCTGCTCTACTTTGGGTGCCTGGAAACGGGCCCCATGCCCTAGTTTCAGGCTTTCTTCTCGGGTCTGGTGCTGCGAGCAAGCACGCGGGGCCGGCGCGCTTCGCCCCGGCTCGGCTGGGCTCGGGGCTTCGGCCCGGCGGGGCGATCCTGTCGGCTGCGTTAGCTCCCGCGGGCCGGGAGCGGAGAGGGAAACCTCACGGCTCCGCGGGAATTTCCTGCAGCTGGCAACGCCATTGCCAAATCCCACATGAAACTGCGCAAAGCTTTTACAGTGAAGCCCGTCCAAGAAAACTGGACGGATCTTGCTAGCTTTATTTCCCCCAAGGTGGGACCACCTTAGAAACTGCAGCACATGACAACAATGAGTTTTTTGCAAACGTTTTGCAAAATGCTTCGACTATCTCTACGCTCACAGATTTGCTGAAGGTGTGCAGAAGGGCTGTAGCTAGGGGTAGGGACCTAGCGGTGCCCAGATCCTCCCAAAACGCTGCACCACACTCGCTGGGCTCGGGGCGCCCGGCTCCTGCGGGGCCCAGCCCGGGACGCCTCGCGCTGTGCCACGCGCCAGAACCCCGTGGCAGGAGCCTTCTGCAATTCATCTGACTCAACATCGAAGTTAACGTGTTAAATCCAGTAGTGTGTGGGTTTTCACGAGAAGAAATGATTAACCGAGTGCCCAAGAAGCTTAGCTGGTGGGGCCGCACTCCAATTTCCAATTTTGCAATCAGAAATAACTGAGAAAGTTCCCTTTCCATAGTGAAGATGCAAATGTTATACAGGCATGGCAGGGAccaaagaaaataactttctaGGTCACTTTAAGGGTAAAAAACGCCAGCTGGGGAAATGACTTTCGTGCCACCGAAAGCCACGTGCAGCCTGAATCTATCGGCGCAGGGGGCGAGGGCGGCTCTCACCGGGCGCTTTGCTTGCAGCGTGCAGACGGAGGAGGAGGTGGTGTtcgccgcggggccggccctCGCCGTGCCGCTGAGTGCCCTGCGCGGCGGCAGCCGCTACGCCGCGTGGCTCCGGGCCAGCAACGAGCTGGGCACGGCCCGCTCGCCCCAGCGCCTCCTCGACCTGCAGCAGCTAGGTACGCGCCGCTCCgttattttatttcattgcatTAAGTGCAAACGCCCCAGGGCATGTGAGCAGGGGCAGCCAGCGCGCTTGCTGCCTGTTTGCCCCACAAGAGCCCCTGGCTCTGCTTTGCCTGCTGCAGCGAGCAGCGAGGATGCTGTAGAGCCGGTTTGGAGCAAGCCATTGCTAGGGGGCAGCGACGCTGCACCGCGATTTTGGGGCAAATAATGTTTATTCAGCCCAATACACGTCTGAGCAGGGCTCAGGGCTCTGCTCTGACGGAGAGGGCATTGCAGCAGCGCCGAGCAGCAGCACGGGACTGCTGCTTCTCGGCGGGCCGGCTGGGGTGGGCTCAGCAGCCTTGCTCTGCCCTGCAGTCATCCCCGCCCTGCCCATCATCGCCGGCGTGGAGACGACGGAGGCCTCTCCCCCGAGCACCATCGTGCACTGGAAGCAGCAGACGCGGCAGAAGGACGTGTGCTGCGAGGAGCGGCaccgggcggcgggcgccgcggagTGGCACGTGAGACCGTCGCCTTGTCCCCCGCGGCTCCGGCGCGGCACCGAGCGCGCCAGGGCTCGCGGCACGCGGAGCGGCGCGGGATGCCGCCGGCGGCTAGCACGGCCCCGCTTCCCTTGCAGGTGCGGGCATGGGCCTGGGGGCCGGGGCCCCGCATGCCCTACGCCCTGGACGGCGGCACCCGCTACGAGTTCCAGGTGAGGTGCCGGCTcggcgccgccggcagcccctgGAGCGCCTGGAGCAGCCCCTTCCTCTACACCACCCCCGAGGCGGGTAAGGCAGCGGTTGCGCGTGCCGCGCCGAAGCGCGCCGGccgggctgccgggagccgcgcgCCCATCTCCTGCGCTCTCTCCGCCAACagcccccgcggcagcgcccgaCGTGTGGCGGCGCCTGGGCCCGGCCTTCCCGAACGGCAGCCGCGAGGTGACGGTCTTGATCGAGGTAAGGCCACGTTCCCGCGGCGCCCGTGCCGAttcccgctgccgccggcgggcgcAGAGAGCAGGCAGAAAGCAACGCGCCTGCAAAGCCTCAGCGAGCAGCTTTGGCCAAAATCGGGGAGACCAGGGCGAGGATGAGACCCCGGGGCGCCaaggccagcactggcctcgcgaTGCTTTTGCATCGGCGCTGGGGGgaaactggggtgggatgcaggagACGCGCgtgccccgtccccgtccccgtccccgtccccgtccccacgggcCGCCCGTCTCCGCTGTCCGCAGCCGCTGCCGCCCCACGCGGCCCACGGGAGGATCCTGGGCTACGTGGTGTCCGGGCAGAGCCGGGCGGCGGTGCCCCCCCTCTGCAACACCTCCGCCACCGCCTGCCGTCTCCTGGTGCCCCCGGGCGTCCGCGCGCTCTACGTCACCGCTTACAACGCCAAGGGCGCCTCCGGCCCCGCCAGCATCGCCCTCGCCCACCACCTCGCCGGGGACCGAGGTAGGGTTTGCACGCGCCAGCTTCGGCCTTGACGGAGATCAGGCTGCATCAGAattgggagagaaaggaaaaattagcATGCGTCGGTTTAAAGCGAGGGAAAAGCCCCTGCGAAGCTTGGCCCGCTCCCCTTCCCCGCGGGAACGCGGCACCCCGCGCAGCACCCCCGGAGACGGCGTCCGCCTCTGCAGGTGCCAGCAGCGAGTCTAGAAAAGAGCCGTGTCCTGCCCGCGCTGGCGCTGGGCGCTGGGCGCTGGTCCGTGGTGCTCAGCGCCcgcaggagcagctctgccccagcgccgtgGAGCGGGCAGGGGAAGCGGGCTCTCTCGGGTGCCCCGGGCCGTGGTTTTCCCCACGACCACGCTTTCCTATTTCTGAAAACGTCTCTTTTacggaggaaggggaggggaaagccCCGCTCAGATTAAGGACAAATAGTGTGCATGCGTAAAAAGAAACTTTACGATGTAAATAAGGTGGAAAAAAGTCTCTAATCTTTCACGCTTATCAGAATCATAGGTGTTTCTTGTAAAAAATGACAGGTAAAACATTTCAGACGGGAGACGTGGCAAAGCTGAAGAGATATGCATGTAGAtacatagatatatgtatatacacagacgtgtgagtgtgtgtttgtgtgtgtatctCCATGTCCTAGaactgcttttcccctctccagtTCTTACCCGCTTCCCGGAAAGGCTCGGTTTTGTCGACATGTGCCCGACCTTTCCAAGCCTTCCACCCCGGTAAGAGCGTTCCTGCGCTTGCGTTTGCAGAgttcccggcccccgccgccgtgCAGGTCCGGCGCGAGGACGGCAGCCGGGTGGCCGTGAcgtggcggcggccgcggcgcagcgcgAAGCCCCTGCTGTGGTTCGTCCTGGAAAGTCTGTCTGCAGCTCCGTACGGCCAGGAGCACCgatttttttggaagaaagtcCCGAAGCAGGACACGCTCGCATACATCCAGGGTAAGATATTCCAAGAGTGCTTTTGCCGTTTGGTGCAGTTGAGCAAAACCATTGTAAGGCCAAAAAATACTGCAAAGCCAAAGTTTTGTTGGAAATTCAGCCCCTGCCCCTTGGTtttggagcctggggctgggaaGAGCCCTTAGGGAGCACAAGAGAGGGACGAGATACAAAACACACAAGGACAATCAGCGGGACATGATCCCACATGGGAAGCCCCCGGGAGAGAAGGGATGGAGAAGGAAAGGACAAGCGAGGCGTGAAAGCAAGCTGGACCCATGGGAGCACGAGTGCAGGAGAGACGTGTCTGCATTTAAGGATGGAGAGAGCAGGCAGAATACGGGATGCAGCAAGGCTGTTGCCTTAGCAAGTTTCCTCTCCCCGCGATGTCCACAGCTGCAAGGCCGTGGTCCTTACTGACCCAGCTTTTGAGTCTAGCAGCATAACGCTCTCAGCATCTGTCCCATTCATCTCCTGGTCCTCACGCACTGATTCTAGGTGTTTATTGCCTTTTGGGTGCTTCCTAGGCTGTCACTTGGCCAGGCTTCTGCTCTTTCACATATGCTTTTGGTAACTGCACACAGTAGAGCCCCCTTCCAAATCAGCCCACGGTGAGGTTTAGCTGGGTCTGTTTGCAAGACGATCCTCTATCCACAGAAGGGAGATGTGGAGCCAAATTAAAATAGGAAACAGTATCTGCACTAGGCACAAAATATTTGGCTGCTGAATGGGTGTCACATTACCAGCGACCCACGGAGTAAAGCACCCACCGACAAGTCCCATGAGGAGCAGGTCCTGGCCACGGAATAGGCTGGGCAGGGAAAGGAGTTACACCTGGCACAAGGGTATAGGACTTAATTTTCCTGTCCCACAGACCGTATCACAGCTTTTCTTCAGAGCGTCTGAGCAGATATGGTGTTCATCTTCATCAGCGCTAGGTCAGGAGTTTGGGTTTGGAGTTTTCTTATCGCTGCCTCTCAAAAGCACTGCACAGACGTGAGCTCACTAGTGCTCACAGCGAAGCCTGGCCACGTCCCGGCACCCTCCGCGGGCCCCTGCGCTGCTCTGCGGGTGCAACGTGCCCCACGTAGACCCACCACGGTGACCTGGAGGCAGGTGCTGGGAAGTGCCAGCACCCCACGGGGCCCCGCAcagcccctgaggccagtgccgtGGCCGCTTCAGCGTTGCTGATTTtccaggcagagggaaggagtgCAAGAGGCTCGTCCTCCACCCGGAGCTGGAGAGGTCTCCCGCCCCACCACAGCTTCCCCTGGACTTCCCTTCCCTTTCACTGCTCCTTTAAGATGAGCTTGAGATAGTCTATAGCGCTAACGGCagtttgcaaatgcattttaaaagccaGTGTTGCTTCTTTCCAGAAGAGGCAGCAGCGGGCAGCCATATCAACGTGTCGGTGTACGCAGTCTACCCAGATGGCGTAAGCAAACCGTGCTCTGGCCAAGGTAAGCACAGTGCTGTGGAGAAACTGCTGCTTGCTGGGGGGACGCTGCAGAGTTCAGCCTGCTGCTTCATTCTTGATATTCCCCCAGTTTGCTAGTTTTGTAGAGTTATTTAGTTTTAGAGGAAAGAGGTAAAACCCACCAATTTTCTCCTGCCTGACGTGGACCACAGAGAAAAGCACGTCTCTAGAAGGGAACCTCTTGACTGCAGGACATGTCAATACAGATTTTATCAAAACATCTGTATGAAAGCCTTCTCTAGCTGATATGCTTTGTTGCTCCTGCACACAGATCTCTGATGAACATGAGATTCGCTCTACAACATATGCCAATGGAGTCATCAATCTCCCTTTTTGTGATGAAAAAGATCAGGTTGCTTCTTCTTTGTCGCATTTGGCAATAAAATCTTATAAGAAAACAAGACATAGCTTTTACAGAGAGCAACTAGCCAAGCTGTAACTTTTCCTTTCTTATCTACAGCAGGAACTAGTCAGGCTTCAGTTCTGGAAGCTGTTTTAGATAGGATACTGCATGGGCCAATTTAGATAGGATATTGCATGGGACTCTGCACCACCTCCAGCATCTACCTTGATCACGTGGAAGGCATGTCCTGCACTTCTTTGCAGGACACTGTGTGCGTTGGCTTTTGTCGTTCTCGAGGGCTGGACGTACGGAGATTATTGAACTGTTCCATCCTGCTGTTGGTCCTTGCCTGGCTAAACCAGGACAAGCCATGCACAGCTCAAAACCTCCGAGCGCTAAGGACACCTTCCAGCCCCAGTCTCTCTTCCGTGGACACCACACTGCAGAGAAAACCTGTGCACGTGTGGACTCTGCACAGGGCGTCCACCACAGCCCCGTCCAGTTGTCTGTCTGGATGAACAAAGAAACTCCTCTGATGTGAGGTTAAGGTTGACAGCACATGTTCCCCAGGAACAAATGTATAGCACCTTTTCTTGCCCGGAGCCCCCTGTAGCTGCAGGCAATGATAACACCTTAGGATGTCATTAGTTCACAAAATCGCTGTCTCAGTGGTGTGAATACGATTTCATTATCTGAAGCTGTTCACGTACTTTCCCTGTGACAAACTGTCTCTGTCTTTCTGGCTAGGACTTCTCTTAGATTTGAGCGTGGTGGTTATTCCATTTTTTCCAAGCAGAGGAAACAACATCCAGTAAATATTCCTGGTCAGTTGATCCTTGGCTGCTCAGGGCTATCTGTTAGCTCCGGCAGTTAGCTGCTCTCCTCAAAGACAAATGGACAGCTTTCA encodes:
- the IL23R gene encoding interleukin-23 receptor isoform X1, which gives rise to MPPTGGRRSPGHGRTRRGAGAPRAAGLSAPGRHHHQVLRARVDRAGPGGAHGLQHLHKLPLHPALPAGRLLHPAQLHAGRRRAAARQQHHLPAPAAGPARAQLDRHLPGQVSQQRQEGADPPESPSNLSCAVHERSERLACTWDAGKPTHLPTRYALHLRSVQTEEEVVFAAGPALAVPLSALRGGSRYAAWLRASNELGTARSPQRLLDLQQLVIPALPIIAGVETTEASPPSTIVHWKQQTRQKDVCCEERHRAAGAAEWHVRAWAWGPGPRMPYALDGGTRYEFQVRCRLGAAGSPWSAWSSPFLYTTPEAAPAAAPDVWRRLGPAFPNGSREVTVLIEPLPPHAAHGRILGYVVSGQSRAAVPPLCNTSATACRLLVPPGVRALYVTAYNAKGASGPASIALAHHLAGDREFPAPAAVQVRREDGSRVAVTWRRPRRSAKPLLWFVLESLSAAPYGQEHRFFWKKVPKQDTLAYIQEEAAAGSHINVSVYAVYPDGVSKPCSGQVFPEEQFLDSTYSQISYDDDIGGFLGLGVSVVVLSVVFVILMFKKSARKRISTIIVPLMPKWLLEDFPHMENSNVIKSLQEKSEFTRNNFSEPFLDNSDPTVTEIEEMPVHEEYRTVDIRKKHSEAAPEKAACLRSSVPASSAATELVSDYKPQLSDGNPLGYVAANFYQTQPHTLAPEPETNVFFRDYTSPVTYLWNAEGTEQHAFLLEKINLILNNNRSGQNNAFDSAQEEQNTLLESQWEKTLSSENAQEQTLVPDELVSCLRTMQEESVDIKICFPQGIGRLF
- the IL23R gene encoding interleukin-23 receptor isoform X2, which produces MAGPGAALVLHVLLGFLPRGVTTIKCSGHVWIEPAPVVPMGCNISINCLSTLRCQRAAYSILLNYTPAAGVLRPVNSTTFQLQLQDLREPNWIVTCLARCPNSDKKELVCGTQVLAGYPPESPSNLSCAVHERSERLACTWDAGKPTHLPTRYALHLRSVQTEEEVVFAAGPALAVPLSALRGGSRYAAWLRASNELGTARSPQRLLDLQQLVIPALPIIAGVETTEASPPSTIVHWKQQTRQKDVCCEERHRAAGAAEWHVRAWAWGPGPRMPYALDGGTRYEFQVRCRLGAAGSPWSAWSSPFLYTTPEAAPAAAPDVWRRLGPAFPNGSREVTVLIEPLPPHAAHGRILGYVVSGQSRAAVPPLCNTSATACRLLVPPGVRALYVTAYNAKGASGPASIALAHHLAGDREFPAPAAVQVRREDGSRVAVTWRRPRRSAKPLLWFVLESLSAAPYGQEHRFFWKKVPKQDTLAYIQEEAAAGSHINVSVYAVYPDGVSKPCSGQVFPEEQFLDSTYSQISYDDDIGGFLGLGVSVVVLSVVFVILMFKKSARKRISTIIVPLMPKWLLEDFPHMENSNVIKSLQEKSEFTRNNFSEPFLDNSDPTVTEIEEMPVHEEYRTVDIRKKHSEAAPEKAACLRSSVPASSAATELVSDYKPQLSDGNPLGYVAANFYQTQPHTLAPEPETNVFFRDYTSPVTYLWNAEGTEQHAFLLEKINLILNNNRSGQNNAFDSAQEEQNTLLESQWEKTLSSENAQEQTLVPDELVSCLRTMQEESVDIKICFPQGIGRLF